Proteins co-encoded in one Gossypium arboreum isolate Shixiya-1 chromosome 11, ASM2569848v2, whole genome shotgun sequence genomic window:
- the LOC128283961 gene encoding disease resistance-like protein CSA1, with amino-acid sequence MESLEMLILSGCSKLQSFPEIDGKMECLLELCFDGTNIKELPSSIGNLRRLEVLNLKDCKSLRSLPTKFGTESLEKLFLSGCSNLQSLPEIDGKIECLLELCFDGTNIKELPSSIGNLRRLKVLNLKDCKSLRSLLIKFGTESLKKLILSGCSNLKRFPEIDGKMECLLELYLDGSGIKELPISIGNLSSLVLLNLKDCRNLVDLPGSIGGCKSLKSLNLSGCYKVEYLPENLQQIEFLEELDLSETSMTKPPSLIFQFKNLKVLSFNGSKGSSSKLQKYLPSLLKVIQRERTNSMALMLPSLLGLSSLTRLNLRYCNLCEGDIPGDISRLSSMKKLDLGGNNFVSIPSCLTQFSKLQFLFLSNCKAFKSLPELPTCIEGVSVSGCTSLEIIANPSKVCNSKDWVDIVGANCFRLAENIDALTLLKKHLKVVGNSRKKFDIIIPGSEMPEWFSQQRGESSIKIDLPLEVRNDSQWMGVALCRIFVSDDASRKAHVSCRAVTHGRNSRQANCTQSNFQGRYPRIVDCSGLIANFGLEQPIMKDQIFIRYFSRDKLYPISLEDKCGERETNNLWTTDCLDQECHQLELSFERDDSVKVKKCGVRIVYERDLEETQVLHSSQCCANFEDIQQHFVDDGSIGSGSLIKRKRNMYEEMDEGPQPKRMQKNFQFYNGQTWEEALIVANGAKWGGWLIMVWSR; translated from the exons ATGGAATCTCTTGAAATGTTAATTCTTTCAGGTTGCTCAAAACTTCAAAGCTTTCCAGAGATTGATGGGAAAATGGAATGTTTGTTGGAGCTTTGTTTTGATGGGACAAACATTAAAGAGCTACCTTCTTCAATCGGAAATCTTAGAAgacttgaagttttgaatttaaaaGACTGTAAAAGTCTTAGGAGTCTTCCAACCAAATTTGGAACGGAATCtcttgaaaagttatttctttcaGGTTGCTCAAATCTTCAAAGCTTGCCAGAGATTGATGGGAAAATAGAATGTTTATTGGAGCTTTGTTTTGATGGGACAAACATTAAAGAGCTACCTTCTTCAATCGGAAATCTTAGAAGACTTAAAGTTTTGAATCTAAAAGACTGCAAAAGTCTTAGGAGTCTTCTAATCAAATTTGGAACGGAATCTCTTAAAAAGTTAATTCTTTCAGGTTGCTCCAATCTTAAAAGGTTTCCAGAGATTGATGGCAAAATGGAATGCCTGCTAGAGCTCTATTTAGATGGGTCGGGCATTAAAGAGCTACCTATTTCAATTGGAAATCTGAGCAgtcttgttttgttaaatttgaaaGATTGCAGGAACCTTGTGGATCTCCCAGGGAGCATAGGTGGGTGTAAAAGTTTAAAATCTCTTAATCTTTCTGGCTGTTATAAAGTCGAATATTTGCCAGAGAATTTGCAGCAAATAGAATTCTTGGAGGAGCTTGACTTAAGTGAAACATCCATGACAAAACCACCATCCTtgatttttcaatttaaaaatcttaAAGTTCTGTCTTTTAATGGGAGCAAGGGATCTTCTTCCAAGTTACAAAAATATCTGCCTTCTCTGTTAAAGGTAATCCAAAGAGAAAGGACAAATTCCATGGCTCTGATGTTGCCTTCGTTGTTAGGTTTGAGTTCATTAACAAGGCTGAATCTGAGGTACTGCAATCTTTGTGAAGGAGATATTCCTGGTGATATTTCTCGCTTATCCTCTATGAAAAAACTTGATCTTGGTGGTAACAATTTCGTCAGCATACCTTCGTGTCTTACTCAATTTTCCAagcttcaatttctttttttgtcAAATTGCAAGGCGTTTAAATCGTTGCCTGAGCTTCCAACATGTATAGAGGGTGTAAGCGTAAGTGGTTGTACTTCTCTGGAAATAATTGCAAATCCATCAAAAGTTTGCAATTCAAAGGACTGGGTAGATATAGTAGGTGCTAATTGCTTCAGATTGGCTGAGAACATCGATGCCTTAACATTGCTGAAAAAGCATCTAAAG GTAGTTGGAAATTCAAGAAAgaagtttgatattattatacCTGGAAGTGAAATGCCAGAATGGTTTAGTCAACAAAGGGGTGAGTCTTCGATTAAGATAGATCTGCCTCTGGAAGTTCGGAATGATAGTCAATGGATGGGAGTTGCTTTGTGCCGCATTTTTGTCAGTGATGATGCTTCAAGGAAGGCGCATGTCTCGTGTAGAGCTGTTACCCATGGTAGAAATTCTAGACAAGCCAATTGCACTCAATCTAATTTCCAGGGTAGATATCCTCGAATAGTCGATTGTAGTGGCTTGATTGCAAATTTTGGTTTAGAACAGCCCATAATGAAGGACCAGATTTTCATTCGTTATTTCTCTCGTGACAAGTTGTATCCAATTTCCTTGGAAGACAAATGTGGTGAACGTGAAACCAATAATTTATGGACAACAGATTGCTTAGATCAGGAATGCCATCAACTTGAGCTGTCCTTCGAAAGAGATGACAGTGTTAAGGTGAAGAAGTGTGGTGTTAGAATAGTGTATGAGAGAGACTTGGAAGAAACACAAGTGCTGCATAGTAGTCAGTGTTGTGCAAATTTTGAAGATATCCAGCAACACTTTGTTGATGATGGATCAATAGGTAGCGGTTCCCTAATAAAGCGAAAACGTAATATGTATGAGGAGATGGATGAAGGGCCGCAACCGAAACGAATgcaaaaaaattttcaattctataATGGGCAGACTTGGGAAGAAGCACTAATTGTG